The Desulfuromonadales bacterium genomic interval CCATCGTGCGGGTCGTCGCCCTGCTCGGCTTTCTCGCCCTGGGGGTGCGCTGGTTCAGCGGCGCGGTTCTCGGCGCCTTCGCCCTGCTCGCCTGCATCGCCGTCGAAACCGCGCTGATGGGTTTCTTCGCCTGGCGCTGCCGCATCCATCACGAAGGCGGCGACGGCGAACGGGGCGCCCTGGAGATTTTCCGTTTCGCCTTTCCGCTGGCCTACTCCTCGTGCCTGCAGCAGGTCGTGCCGCTGCTCATCAACGCCATCATCAGCCGCCTCCCCGACGGAGCCCTGGCGCTCGCCTCCTTCGGCGTCATCCGCGGCTTCATCTTCCTGCTCGGCGGTCCGATGCGCAACCTGCAGCAGGCTTACCAGACCCTGGTCAAGGACCACGCCGACTATCGGGTGCTGGTGCGCTTCTTCCGTCGGGTCGGCAGCGCCCTGGCGATTCTCACCGTGGTCATCGCCTACCCCCTCAGTGCTCCGGTGCTCGGCACCCTGATGGGCCTGGACGCCGCCACCCGCGCCTACATCGCCCTCCCCCTGGCCGGCTGCGCCCTCTACTGCTACCTCTACGGCGCCGTCAGCCTGCTGCGCGGCTGGTTCACCGGCGAAGACCGCACTACCGAGCTCGGCCGCTCGGTCATCTACAAAATCCTCTTCCTGCTCGCCTGCTGGGGCCTGCTCATGGTCGTCCCCCGGCCTGTCCCCGTCCCCGGCGTCGCCATCGCCGTCTTTCTCCTCATGGCCGCCGAGCTTTGCGAAACCTGGTACCTGCACCACCGCCGCCACCGCCTGCTCGCCGCCTGACTTCTGCTTGCCGGGCGCCACAGCGAGGCGTAGACTTTAAGCATGGAAACCGCCCCCGCCCAAAAGCACCCCTGTCCCGACTGCCGCCAGTGCCAATGGTGCTCGGATGACCGCTGCCGGCTCTGTCTGCGCTCCGGCGCCGGCTGCCGCAAGAAGCTGTCGATGGCCGAGCAGATTGCCCTGTACGAGAAGATCAACAGCGGTTCTTGCAAGACCGGGGAGTGAGCCGGCAGATAAAGGGTATCGACCTGGGCCATCGTACAGGGACCCCAAGTCCAGAACTTTCCAGAAAAATCATTGTTGCTCCCGGCCATTTCATCCGATACAATCTAGACAGTCTAGCTAGAGCAGAAGGAGGATGGCATGGCAACGCGAAAAAAATCTGCGGATCGTTCGGGCGAGTGGCAGCTACAGGAGGCCAAAAACCGCTTGAGCCGAGTGGTCGATGAGGCACGGCGCGGCAGGCCGCAGACGATCACTCTCCGCGGGACTCCCGCTGCCGTCATCGTCTCCTTTGAACAGTATCAGGAGCTGACGCGGTCCCGCACGCCTCTGTCGGAGTTTTTCCAAACTTCGCCACTCCACGACATCGAACTCGACCTTGAGCGGAGCCGG includes:
- a CDS encoding type II toxin-antitoxin system Phd/YefM family antitoxin — its product is MATRKKSADRSGEWQLQEAKNRLSRVVDEARRGRPQTITLRGTPAAVIVSFEQYQELTRSRTPLSEFFQTSPLHDIELDLERSRDVGREVDL